A genomic region of uncultured Paludibaculum sp. contains the following coding sequences:
- a CDS encoding methylmalonyl-CoA mutase family protein, which produces MKRGASETAQPCTLSGIPLESHYGSPAPGEYPYTRGIHAAMYRAKLWTMRQFSGFATPEETNARYRYLLAQGQSGLSVAFDLPTLMGCDPDDAASLGEVGKCGVSIASLADMETLFDAIPLDRVSVSMTINSPAAVLFAMYLAVAEKQGVAFEKLNGTLQNDILKEYIAQKEFLYPPRPSMRLVTDVVEYAARHVPRYNPISISGYHIREAGSTAVQELAFTLRDGIEYVEWALERGLAVDEFAPRLSFFFNAHSDFFEEIAKYRAARRIWARVMKERFGAEDERSWKLRFHTQTAGCSLTWQQPYNNVVRTTLQALAGVMGGTQSLHTNSLDEAYALPSEQAVTLALRTQQIIAHESGVAAVADPLGGSHFVEALTDEVERQALEYMRRIDEMGGMIAAIERNFPQAEIADASYQYQKRVESGEQVVVGVNRYVQENEPKLEILKIDHVAEQAQVAKVAALRARRDAARVDAALAALRDAAEGQANTVPLILNAVRAYATTGEICRTLGGVFGGWQERSVL; this is translated from the coding sequence ATGAAGAGGGGCGCATCGGAAACGGCTCAGCCGTGCACGCTCAGTGGCATTCCGCTGGAGAGCCACTATGGCTCACCGGCGCCGGGCGAGTATCCTTACACGCGCGGCATTCACGCGGCGATGTACCGGGCGAAACTCTGGACGATGCGCCAGTTCTCGGGTTTTGCGACTCCGGAAGAGACGAATGCGCGCTACCGCTATCTGCTGGCTCAGGGGCAGTCGGGCCTGTCGGTAGCCTTCGACCTGCCGACTCTGATGGGCTGCGACCCAGATGACGCGGCGTCGCTAGGCGAGGTGGGCAAATGCGGCGTTTCCATCGCCTCACTGGCCGATATGGAGACGCTGTTCGACGCAATTCCGCTGGATAGGGTGAGCGTCTCGATGACGATCAACTCGCCGGCGGCGGTGCTGTTCGCGATGTATCTGGCGGTGGCCGAAAAACAGGGTGTGGCGTTCGAGAAGCTCAACGGCACCCTGCAGAACGACATTCTGAAGGAGTACATCGCACAGAAGGAGTTCCTGTATCCTCCACGGCCTTCCATGCGGCTGGTGACGGATGTGGTGGAGTATGCGGCGCGGCACGTACCCAGGTACAACCCGATTTCGATCAGCGGCTATCACATCCGGGAGGCCGGTTCGACAGCGGTGCAGGAACTTGCGTTCACACTGAGGGATGGCATCGAGTATGTGGAGTGGGCGCTGGAGCGTGGCTTGGCTGTGGACGAGTTCGCACCCCGGCTGAGCTTCTTCTTCAACGCGCACAGCGACTTCTTCGAGGAGATCGCGAAGTATCGCGCCGCCCGCCGCATCTGGGCGCGCGTCATGAAGGAGCGCTTCGGGGCGGAGGACGAGAGAAGCTGGAAGTTGCGGTTCCACACGCAGACCGCCGGGTGTTCGCTGACATGGCAGCAGCCTTACAACAATGTCGTGCGGACAACCTTGCAAGCTCTGGCTGGGGTGATGGGCGGAACGCAGTCGCTGCACACCAATTCGCTGGATGAAGCGTATGCGCTGCCCAGCGAGCAGGCCGTGACGCTGGCATTGCGGACACAGCAGATCATCGCGCACGAGAGCGGCGTGGCGGCGGTGGCCGATCCGTTGGGTGGGTCGCATTTTGTAGAAGCGTTGACCGACGAGGTGGAGCGGCAGGCGCTGGAGTATATGCGCCGTATTGACGAGATGGGCGGAATGATCGCGGCAATAGAGCGCAACTTCCCGCAGGCTGAAATTGCGGATGCGAGCTACCAATATCAGAAGCGCGTGGAGAGTGGTGAACAGGTGGTTGTCGGCGTGAACCGGTATGTGCAGGAGAACGAGCCCAAGCTCGAGATCCTCAAGATCGACCATGTGGCGGAGCAGGCGCAGGTTGCGAAAGTAGCCGCGCTGCGGGCGCGGCGTGATGCGGCGCGTGTCGATGCAGCCCTGGCGGCACTGAGGGACGCGGCGGAGGGGCAGGCGAATACCGTGCCGCTCATCCTGAATGCCGTGCGCGCCTATGCCACAACGGGTGAGATTTGCCGGACCCTGGGCGGGGTGTTCGGGGGGTGGCAAGAGAGAAGTGTTTTGTAG
- a CDS encoding NYN domain-containing protein, which translates to MQDRLNIAVFVDYDNIEIGVKSTLRREFEVSLVLDALKERGDIVAKFAYANWSRQEGATRQMAENAVQMVQRIPSPRGDKNGADINLALDALEMAFTHDHVNAFAVVSGDSDFIPLVNKLKEYGKTVFVVGGKAFTSTILQQNCHEFISFESLLNADSIPLPPPQSQTQQAQGPAGAPTGDREPYRESYRDRKEKRFREREERRREREQREGPMPAAGPAGAPGAGPGPKDQPQQGRPAPLDLALAMPLVERALQVLERRNVQPQLGLLKSTMLQLDSAFNESAYGARSFSDFVEKLKRAELVYVKGTGGRYFIERKHNYQEKALPRPEEALPQLREVLEIHRLEFEESGQTAEDLSTWMKEEYPSFDHANYGFQGFAEFLNFAQDKTVVRLQHRQEGGLLVSLGSEFYPQAPPKQEVKEEDLLTEHDFKQPIVKGQPTATGEIPPDDEPPKATKKRVSRKKADTGGQDKPVRRTRRKASE; encoded by the coding sequence ATGCAAGACCGACTCAACATCGCCGTGTTTGTCGACTACGACAACATCGAAATCGGCGTGAAAAGCACACTTCGACGGGAGTTCGAAGTGTCGCTCGTGCTGGACGCTCTCAAGGAGCGCGGGGACATAGTCGCAAAGTTCGCTTACGCGAACTGGAGCCGCCAGGAAGGCGCCACGCGGCAGATGGCGGAAAATGCGGTGCAGATGGTGCAGCGCATTCCATCGCCACGTGGAGACAAGAACGGCGCCGACATCAATCTGGCGCTGGATGCGCTGGAGATGGCGTTCACGCACGATCACGTGAACGCATTCGCCGTGGTCAGCGGTGACTCCGACTTCATCCCCTTGGTGAACAAGCTGAAGGAATACGGCAAGACCGTGTTCGTAGTGGGCGGCAAGGCCTTCACTTCGACCATCCTGCAGCAGAATTGCCATGAGTTCATCAGCTTCGAATCGCTGCTGAATGCTGACTCGATTCCGCTGCCGCCTCCGCAGTCGCAGACGCAGCAGGCGCAAGGCCCGGCCGGCGCGCCGACGGGTGATCGCGAGCCCTATCGCGAATCCTACCGGGACCGCAAAGAGAAGCGGTTCCGTGAGCGCGAAGAGCGGCGTCGGGAGCGTGAGCAGCGCGAAGGCCCAATGCCGGCCGCTGGTCCGGCGGGTGCGCCTGGCGCGGGTCCTGGTCCAAAAGACCAGCCGCAGCAGGGACGTCCTGCTCCGCTGGATCTGGCTCTGGCCATGCCGCTGGTGGAGCGCGCCTTGCAGGTGCTGGAGCGCCGCAATGTGCAGCCCCAGTTGGGGCTGCTGAAGTCGACGATGCTGCAGTTGGACTCCGCGTTCAACGAAAGCGCCTACGGTGCCCGCAGCTTCTCCGATTTCGTCGAAAAGCTGAAGCGGGCCGAACTGGTCTACGTGAAGGGCACCGGCGGCCGGTACTTCATCGAGCGCAAGCATAACTATCAGGAAAAGGCTCTGCCTCGTCCGGAAGAGGCGCTGCCGCAACTGCGCGAGGTGCTGGAGATTCACCGCCTGGAGTTCGAAGAGAGCGGTCAGACGGCCGAAGACCTGTCGACCTGGATGAAGGAAGAATATCCAAGCTTCGATCACGCCAACTACGGCTTCCAGGGCTTTGCCGAATTCCTGAACTTTGCGCAGGACAAAACAGTAGTCCGCTTGCAGCACCGCCAGGAAGGCGGGTTGCTGGTAAGCCTCGGCTCTGAGTTCTATCCGCAGGCGCCGCCAAAGCAGGAAGTGAAGGAAGAAGATCTGCTGACCGAGCACGACTTCAAGCAGCCCATTGTGAAGGGGCAACCCACGGCGACCGGCGAGATTCCGCCGGATGATGAGCCACCCAAGGCCACGAAGAAGCGGGTCAGCCGCAAGAAGGCCGACACGGGCGGCCAGGATAAGCCGGTGCGCCGCACCCGGCGGAAGGCTTCGGAGTAA
- a CDS encoding methylated-DNA--[protein]-cysteine S-methyltransferase, producing the protein MTGMRYATTQCSLGWVLLAAREDGVCAILLGDAPEELTKDLQKRFPRETPWEDGVGLRAWLAQVVEAIERPGTALTLPWAERGTRFQQRVWRELKAVPAGSTTSYRELAARVGNPKAVRAVARACAANPLAVAVPCHRVLRVDGELAGYRWGLDRKRALLEREALAWA; encoded by the coding sequence ATGACTGGGATGCGCTATGCGACAACACAATGTTCGCTGGGTTGGGTTCTGCTGGCGGCGCGCGAGGACGGGGTCTGCGCGATTCTGCTGGGTGATGCGCCGGAGGAGTTGACGAAGGATCTGCAGAAGCGGTTTCCGCGCGAAACTCCGTGGGAAGACGGTGTGGGTTTGCGGGCGTGGCTGGCCCAAGTAGTGGAAGCGATCGAACGTCCGGGCACCGCGCTCACTCTGCCGTGGGCGGAGCGGGGGACACGATTCCAGCAGCGCGTGTGGCGCGAGCTGAAGGCGGTGCCGGCGGGCTCCACCACGAGCTATCGGGAACTGGCCGCGCGCGTGGGTAATCCGAAGGCGGTGCGGGCAGTGGCCCGGGCGTGCGCGGCGAATCCGCTGGCGGTGGCGGTACCGTGCCACCGGGTGTTGCGGGTTGACGGAGAGTTGGCCGGTTACCGGTGGGGCCTGGATCGTAAGCGGGCACTGCTGGAACGGGAGGCCCTGGCATGGGCATAG
- a CDS encoding ABC-F family ATP-binding cassette domain-containing protein has product MLRIHEICYEIQCGVPLFAHACFEINNGDRIGLVGPNGAGKSTLMRVVFGDLAPSAGSVVRRGGLRVAYLAQEAPRGTGQTLFDRVMEADAELARLRQDPDWFGEFVAMGGPGFEARVERALSRLGFPDESWSLATEHLSSGQRMRAELARCLLSGADLLLLDEPTNHLDSAARAWLEGELRRLDAAVLLVSHDRAFLNRVTNRTVLMERGVVQCFEGNYEKFIEQRSLKERQAWQQYDARERQAAAERAAAEKRMALARKVAKPPEGQRDARGGGPHYAKKAAKVARTARILRERQSMLESVEKPWEEQGIPELDFSAVERGDEIAVRVEGMSKRFGERVLFEEMDLHITRGERWVLSGPNGSGKSTLLRMMAGTEQPDAGVVRLGGRVRVGYLAQEGENLTLDQTPLELCMSVCPDETRVRTMLACLKLRAEQILRPLTTLSAGERTKAGMAMLLLSGANLLLLDEPTNHLEMEARAALEEALTRYPGTVVLSTHDEWLAERISDHMLELRATIEA; this is encoded by the coding sequence CCGGATTGGCCTTGTGGGACCGAACGGCGCGGGTAAATCGACGCTTATGCGCGTGGTGTTCGGAGATCTGGCGCCGAGCGCGGGCAGCGTCGTGCGTCGAGGTGGGCTGCGAGTCGCGTATCTGGCACAGGAAGCGCCGCGAGGTACGGGCCAGACGCTCTTCGACCGCGTGATGGAGGCCGATGCCGAACTGGCGCGGCTGCGTCAGGATCCCGATTGGTTTGGGGAGTTTGTCGCAATGGGCGGCCCCGGTTTTGAAGCGCGGGTGGAGCGGGCCCTAAGCCGGCTCGGATTTCCCGACGAGAGCTGGAGTCTGGCGACGGAGCATCTGTCATCGGGCCAGCGGATGCGGGCGGAGCTGGCGCGGTGCCTGCTCTCCGGTGCGGACCTGCTGTTGCTGGACGAACCCACGAATCATCTGGATTCGGCCGCACGGGCGTGGCTGGAGGGCGAGTTGCGGCGTTTGGATGCGGCGGTCCTGCTGGTGTCGCACGATCGCGCGTTTCTGAACCGGGTGACGAATCGGACCGTGCTGATGGAGCGGGGCGTGGTGCAGTGCTTCGAGGGCAACTACGAGAAGTTCATCGAGCAGCGATCGCTGAAGGAGCGGCAGGCGTGGCAGCAGTACGACGCGCGCGAGCGGCAGGCCGCGGCGGAGCGGGCGGCGGCGGAGAAGCGCATGGCGCTGGCGCGAAAAGTGGCGAAGCCACCGGAAGGGCAGAGGGATGCGCGGGGCGGCGGTCCGCACTATGCGAAGAAGGCTGCGAAAGTCGCGCGGACCGCGCGGATTCTGCGGGAGCGACAGTCGATGCTGGAATCCGTTGAGAAGCCATGGGAGGAGCAGGGTATTCCGGAACTCGACTTCAGCGCAGTGGAACGAGGCGATGAGATCGCGGTGCGCGTGGAAGGAATGAGCAAGCGCTTTGGCGAGCGGGTGCTGTTCGAAGAAATGGATCTGCACATCACGCGGGGCGAGCGCTGGGTGCTGTCGGGGCCCAATGGATCGGGCAAAAGCACGTTGCTGCGAATGATGGCGGGCACGGAGCAGCCGGATGCTGGGGTGGTTCGTCTGGGTGGACGAGTGCGCGTGGGCTACCTGGCCCAGGAAGGTGAGAATCTGACGCTGGACCAGACGCCATTGGAACTGTGCATGAGTGTCTGCCCGGACGAGACGCGGGTACGAACCATGCTGGCCTGTCTGAAATTGCGGGCGGAGCAGATTCTTCGTCCGCTGACGACGCTGAGTGCTGGTGAGCGGACCAAGGCCGGGATGGCGATGCTGCTTCTCTCGGGTGCGAACCTCCTATTGCTCGATGAGCCGACGAATCATCTGGAGATGGAGGCGCGTGCGGCGCTGGAGGAGGCGCTGACGAGGTATCCGGGCACGGTCGTATTGTCAACGCACGACGAATGGCTGGCCGAGCGTATTTCGGACCATATGTTGGAATTGAGGGCTACAATCGAGGCATGA
- a CDS encoding RidA family protein → MGDIQRIFPADTPTPRGPYSPAIRAGDFIFVSGQGPVDPATDTMSYGDIQQETRTTLNNVKRILHAAGASMSDVVKCSVFLRDGKDFAAMNEVYREFFGEQKPTRTTVAVAFADPTMKVEIDCIAYKPL, encoded by the coding sequence ATGGGTGACATTCAACGTATCTTCCCAGCGGATACGCCGACGCCGCGTGGTCCGTATTCACCGGCGATTCGCGCGGGCGACTTCATTTTCGTGTCGGGGCAGGGTCCGGTGGACCCAGCCACGGACACGATGTCCTATGGCGACATCCAGCAGGAGACCCGCACCACGTTGAACAACGTGAAGCGCATCCTGCACGCAGCCGGCGCGTCAATGAGCGACGTGGTGAAGTGCAGCGTGTTTCTGCGCGACGGTAAGGATTTCGCGGCAATGAACGAGGTCTACCGCGAGTTCTTCGGTGAACAGAAGCCGACGCGCACAACCGTGGCGGTGGCGTTTGCCGATCCCACGATGAAGGTGGAGATCGACTGTATCGCATATAAGCCCCTCTAG
- a CDS encoding Gfo/Idh/MocA family oxidoreductase has translation MERRDFVKTAATAAAVGPFPGTVLGANDRIVIGQIGLGSRGYYETTIISRNNGVDLAAVCDAFQPLASMTKQKVGGKTEAYTDFRRVLERKDIDAIFVSTPDHWHAPMAIMACQAGKDVYCEKPLSHTVEEGRRMVQAARKYNRIFQVGSQQRSAPHFAKCAELVQSGYIGEVSDIDCWIVSNEYPVGFGDVPNSAPPNGLDWDLYLGPAPKAPYNRNRYIWNWRWFWDYSGGNMTDWGAHHLDSIHQIMNVTAPKSVSATGGRMIRDNRDTPDNFLATFEYPGFTVRFANSQVGMRMDRYAGTIFYGTRGTLFVDRKGYQVIPSKFSAIVRSDVDQVQEMLASRRREVTGEKRPPAPSTINPPLCEAVEVTGLSLDPEIQIVHVQNFLDAVKSRQRPFADVEVGHTSIVPCHLGNIAYRTGRTIRWDAQNEEIVGDPDAAAQLSKQYRPPWSLPTPAGL, from the coding sequence ATGGAACGCAGAGACTTTGTGAAGACCGCCGCCACGGCCGCTGCCGTGGGCCCGTTTCCGGGCACTGTGCTGGGCGCGAATGATCGCATTGTCATCGGACAGATCGGCCTGGGCAGCCGGGGCTACTACGAGACTACGATCATCTCGCGCAACAACGGTGTCGATCTGGCTGCGGTCTGCGATGCCTTCCAGCCTCTCGCCTCGATGACGAAGCAGAAGGTGGGTGGCAAGACCGAGGCGTATACGGACTTCCGCAGGGTGCTGGAGCGCAAGGACATCGATGCCATCTTTGTTTCGACGCCCGACCACTGGCACGCACCCATGGCGATCATGGCCTGCCAGGCCGGCAAGGATGTTTACTGCGAGAAACCGCTCTCGCATACCGTAGAGGAGGGCCGCCGGATGGTCCAGGCGGCGCGTAAATACAATCGCATCTTCCAGGTGGGCAGCCAGCAGCGTTCCGCTCCGCACTTTGCCAAATGCGCGGAACTGGTGCAGAGCGGCTATATCGGCGAAGTCTCGGACATCGATTGCTGGATCGTTTCGAACGAGTATCCGGTCGGCTTTGGCGACGTGCCCAATTCCGCCCCGCCGAATGGGCTCGATTGGGATCTGTACCTCGGCCCGGCGCCCAAGGCGCCATATAACCGCAATCGCTATATATGGAACTGGCGCTGGTTCTGGGACTACTCCGGCGGGAACATGACGGACTGGGGCGCCCATCACCTGGACAGCATCCACCAGATCATGAATGTCACGGCACCCAAGAGCGTTTCGGCCACCGGCGGGCGCATGATCAGGGACAATCGCGACACGCCCGACAACTTCCTGGCGACCTTCGAGTATCCCGGCTTCACGGTGCGCTTCGCCAACAGCCAGGTGGGCATGCGGATGGACCGCTACGCCGGCACGATCTTCTATGGCACCAGGGGTACGCTTTTTGTGGATCGCAAGGGGTACCAGGTGATTCCCTCGAAGTTCTCGGCCATCGTGCGATCCGACGTGGATCAAGTGCAGGAGATGCTTGCCTCAAGGCGGCGTGAAGTGACGGGCGAGAAGCGGCCGCCCGCACCTTCCACCATCAATCCGCCGTTGTGCGAGGCCGTCGAAGTGACCGGACTTTCACTCGATCCCGAGATCCAGATCGTTCACGTCCAGAACTTCCTCGACGCCGTGAAGAGCCGTCAGCGCCCGTTCGCCGATGTCGAAGTGGGCCACACGTCGATCGTGCCCTGTCATCTCGGCAATATCGCTTACCGCACCGGCCGCACCATCCGCTGGGACGCGCAGAATGAGGAGATCGTCGGCGACCCGGACGCCGCCGCTCAACTCAGCAAGCAGTACCGGCCGCCGTGGTCACTGCCCACGCCTGCCGGCCTGTAG
- a CDS encoding 2OG-Fe(II) oxygenase yields MGIAVTDRIAALDWISLARELDAHGCAVAKGLLSPADCAGAVNWYPNDTWFRSRVIMGRHGFGRGEYKYFAAPLPPLVEELREGFYGPLARIANRWNAALDLTKAGFPELHQQFLDRCHAAGQTRPTPLLLQYGAGDYNCLHQDLYGAHVFPIQVAFLLSEPGHDFTGGEFVLTEQRPRMQSRAEVVPLRRGDGVIFPVHHRPVEGTRGVYRVQMRHGVSRIRTGQRHTLGVIFHDAQ; encoded by the coding sequence ATGGGCATAGCCGTGACAGACCGGATCGCGGCTCTGGATTGGATCAGTCTGGCACGAGAGCTCGATGCGCATGGCTGCGCGGTGGCGAAGGGCCTGCTCAGTCCGGCTGACTGCGCCGGCGCTGTGAACTGGTATCCCAACGATACGTGGTTTCGCAGTCGCGTGATTATGGGCCGCCATGGCTTTGGGCGCGGTGAATATAAGTACTTCGCGGCCCCGCTACCGCCCCTGGTGGAGGAGCTGCGAGAGGGCTTCTACGGCCCGCTGGCACGGATCGCCAATCGCTGGAATGCCGCGCTTGACTTGACCAAAGCCGGATTCCCTGAGCTGCATCAGCAGTTTCTCGACCGGTGTCATGCCGCCGGCCAAACACGGCCCACGCCTCTTTTGTTGCAGTACGGAGCAGGCGACTACAATTGCCTGCACCAGGACCTGTATGGCGCCCACGTCTTCCCGATACAGGTGGCCTTCCTCCTCAGCGAACCTGGCCACGATTTCACCGGCGGCGAGTTTGTACTCACCGAACAGCGTCCACGCATGCAGTCGCGCGCGGAGGTTGTGCCGCTACGCCGTGGCGATGGCGTTATTTTTCCGGTGCACCATCGCCCGGTTGAGGGGACTCGCGGCGTCTATCGAGTTCAAATGCGGCACGGCGTGAGCCGCATCCGTACCGGCCAGCGGCATACGCTGGGTGTGATCTTTCACGACGCGCAGTAG
- a CDS encoding cobalamin B12-binding domain-containing protein, giving the protein MQKDPKIRVLVAKPGLDGHDRGAKVIARALRDAGMEVIYTGLRQTPEMIVNAALQEDVQVIGLSILSGAHNAIVPRVMAMLREKEMDDVVVVVGGTVPDDDAVRLKELGVAAVFQPGAALEEIVAFVKTSVRAAV; this is encoded by the coding sequence GTGCAGAAGGATCCAAAGATCCGAGTACTGGTTGCCAAGCCAGGCCTCGACGGACACGACCGCGGAGCGAAGGTGATCGCGCGGGCGTTACGTGATGCCGGGATGGAAGTCATCTACACAGGACTGCGGCAAACGCCGGAAATGATCGTGAATGCGGCCCTGCAGGAAGATGTTCAGGTCATCGGACTGAGCATTCTGTCAGGCGCGCACAACGCGATTGTTCCGCGAGTGATGGCAATGTTGCGTGAGAAGGAAATGGACGACGTTGTGGTCGTCGTAGGCGGCACCGTCCCGGATGACGACGCCGTAAGACTGAAGGAACTGGGAGTCGCGGCTGTGTTTCAGCCCGGCGCCGCGCTGGAAGAGATTGTGGCGTTCGTGAAAACGTCCGTCCGCGCGGCTGTTTGA